Proteins from a genomic interval of Debaryomyces hansenii CBS767 chromosome E complete sequence:
- a CDS encoding DEHA2E14366p (similar to ca|CA3597|CaBNI1 Candida albicans CaBNI1 regulator of budding (by homology)), giving the protein MRRRPNDSSSSHPNQLDSTINEELNNSRAYNSYKKGGQSGGPNNNNTNRISTSSFFSLKKNRNQSVNDSYSDTSSFDSSSILSGGTGNLSHNNKRHNSVVSTNKSNTNIIPTSQVTNSNHSRHASTYSISTVSNPYETKTSRSVHNNALSRKPTGSSMISKPSLSLANANETSNSGVNGFVLEKPESVYEIDRMFRDLMDKRDFKSLPPQAKQEMNNYSPDKKWMLIYQDALTEYKRQERVVHNKEENATPEFYTKLLLAKTITAQQLKNLWVSLRTEPIDWVRSFIYDCQGDAILSAYLIKIQDSINQSDINDINDDIFDKEFNTLKALKCMMNQKLGAERVRTDVNLYVNAVSGSLLSPRILTRKIAAESLTFMIAYYSHNNDNDNQNAYHKILRALDNISMKPFFEFESGNDAPQSTSSKKKLVRKPPAGESYKRFELWLKSVEKIIDGKGKYMNSLVGASEELKFAYTGNSNQGNLENHLLEYCLGTMLLINTIVEYGVDFRVRIHLRAQFFSAGLDRLFAKFHELNYENLNQQCAKFIDLANSDESYLKNKEQIDENLDFNDPVELVGSLWKNIKNSEAQGFFLSAIQHLYLNQSEKKDDADELLRSLKLLDGLIQNVTMVHTTNDDSAVGIAINKLFASLSTDDMYRKAIEESRNFKQIAEEATAERDELSRQLSMGADGLITNLSNEIKEQETVLYRTRRLNEELSQELEDLKRRHLVEKQEQELEMREMLIMLNDNALLESKRNGPKTTVSIQTSNEKLVKKLQKEIHRRKAEYKLDNRQFGTQVEPSSRLRALRDQMGDIENMARELEMTDFETYVDPSLNNVELKPDPIESKELTETSEDEFEDAESTAQSIIEAPEVDIPKGPPRPCREDDLEKLDSLRKKLSSLQSESNDIMKFNNSSMFSKQKYLAMERLRELQNNFKDFNIDFSVDDEESNSFSFEHVDPSIKAKIHEELEQVEKLKKSLEMKLSSLNIKPANSSKPENTMHRLEAKYMHGKKPIAEGAIKSTHAKDYRRHRNTTTEGMDPKFLKELSSTVNKAMPIDGFDDEKPTNNEEEPKTKQAVLPPPPPPPLPPSLDPSSSGSVPPPPPPPPLPSMLGASGNNAAAPPPPPPPPPPPAFLSSGSGSPAPPPPPPPPFPTGKAPKEIERSATASPVPGPFDNYPRPKKKLKQLHWEKFDNNTSNSFWQNAQTNTIANELMTKGIFDEIELIFAAKEIKKLATKKKEDIDKLTFLSRDVAQQFGINLHSFNNLSDEEIVAKILRCDKDIITNPAILEFFGKEDIVEVTNTMARNFEPYSTDYKMDQISKPDKDPNELQKPDRIYLELIYNLQHYWKSRIRALAVMSSFEKEYDELVFKLRSIDEAVENIKNSQHLKSVFEIILTVGNYMNDSTKQAQGFKLSSLQRLSFMKDDKNSMTFLHYVEKIVRTQYPQLLNFLDDLSKCLEISKFSIETIANDCKDYAQSIKNVQSSIDIGNLSDVSKFHPHDKILKSVLPVLPKAKRKGELLLDQSGYTLKEFDQLMRYFGEDPSDSFVRNSFISKFGNFVKDFKRAQTENIKREEELRIYENRKKLYETPRKRVENNEANDDSDSNVMDSLLEKLKAAGPKGEPSSARKRALMRKHLLEGSKKSPSKASVQLSPPPSPDSQDEHALLSPTGDAFSSQINVDPVETDAAVNDEEVIEEEKDVGSRARDLLKELRGVNENNSTDRMSAASKFRQERLRRKLSNIGIANDSEPTSIAENDEIGE; this is encoded by the coding sequence ATCATCATTCGACTCGTCGAGCATACTAAGTGGCGGTACGGGGAATTTAAgtcataataataagcGGCACAATAGTGTAGTGTCGACCAATAAATCGAACACGAATATAATACCTACGTCTCAGGTCACTAATTCTAATCACTCTCGGCATGCGTCAACATATAGTATATCTACGGTTTCTAATCCGTATGAAACTAAGACATCGAGATCAGTACACAACAACGCATTGTCGAGAAAGCCTACCGGCTCTTCCATGATTTCCAAGCCATCATTATCGCTAGCGAACGCAAATGAAACATCGAATAGCGGCGTAAATGGGTTCGTGTTAGAAAAGCCCGAACTGGTTTACGAAATTGATAGGATGTTCCGTGATTTGATGGACAAAAGAGATTTCAAGTCATTACCACCACAGGCCAAACAGgaaatgaataattatAGTCCTGATAAGAAATGGATGTTAATTTACCAAGATGCTTTAACAGAGTATAAACGTCAAGAGCGAGTAGTTCACAATAAGGAGGAAAATGCCACTCCAGAATTTTATACTAAGTTGTTGCTAGCTAAGACTATTACGGCCCagcaattgaaaaatctttGGGTGTCGTTGAGAACTGAACCTATTGATTGGGTTCGGAGTTTCATCTATGACTGTCAGGGTGATGCGATACTATCAGCATACTTGAttaaaattcaagattCGATCAATCAAAGtgatataaatgatattaatgatgatatatttgacaAGGAGTTCAATACGTTAAAGGCGTTGAAATGTATGATGAACCAAAAACTAGGAGCTGAAAGAGTTAGAACTGATGTCAATTTGTATGTTAATGCCGTTTCGGGCTCATTATTATCACCTAGAATCCTTACTAGAAAAATTGCTGCCGAATCGTTGACTTTTATGATAGCGTACTATAGCCATAATAACGATAATGACAACCAAAATGCATACCACAAGATACTCAGAGCATTGGATAATATATCCATGAAGccattctttgaatttgagTCTGGAAATGATGCACCCCAAAGTACTTCATCCAAAAAGAAGTTGGTGAGAAAACCACCAGCGGGGGAATCTTACAAAAGGTTTGAGTTATGGTTGAAATCGGTAGAGAAGATAATCGATGGTAAAggaaaatatatgaattcTTTAGTTGGTGCCAGTGAAGAGTTGAAATTTGCATATACAGGCAATTCTAATCAAGGTAATCTTGAAAATCATTTGTTAGAATATTGTCTAGGTACAATGCtattaattaatacaaTAGTTGAATATGGAGTTGATTTCAGAGTTAGAATACATTTGAGAGCACAATTTTTTTCTGCTGGCCTTGATAGACTTTTTGCAAAGTTTcatgaattaaattatgaaaatttaaatcagCAATGCGCTAAATTCATAGACTTAGCTAACAGTGATGAAAGCTACTTAAAAAACAAAGAACAGATTGATGAAAATCTTGATTTTAACGACCCAGTTGAATTGGTTGGATCTTTATGgaagaatatcaagaaTAGTGAGGCACAAGGATTTTTTCTTAGTGCAATACAACATTTATATCTTAATCAATCTGAGAAGAAAGACGATGCAGATGAACTATTAAGAAGTTTGAAGTTGTTAGATGGTTTAATCCAGAATGTTACTATGGTTCACACAACGAATGATGATTCTGCAGTGGGAATTGctatcaataaattatttgcaaGTTTAAGCACAGATGACATGTATAGAAAGGCTATTGAAGAGTCAAGGAACTTTAAGCAAATCGCTGAAGAAGCCACGGCTGAGAGAGATGAATTATCTAGACAATTGTCAATGGGTGCTGATGGTTTAATTACCAATTTATccaatgaaattaaagagCAGGAAACTGTCTTATATAGGACAAGAAGattaaatgaagaattaagtCAAGAACtagaagatttgaaaagaagGCACCTTGTTGAGAAACAAGAGCAGGAATTAGAGATGAGAGAAATGTTAATTATGCTTAATGATAATGCACTTCTTGAATCAAAGAGAAATGGACCTAAAACAACTGTACTGATTCAAACGAGTAATGAGAAATTAGTtaaaaaattacaaaaagaGATTCATAGAAGAAAAGCCGAGTATAAATTGGACAATAGACAATTTGGTACTCAGGTAGAGCCAAGCTCAAGGTTAAGAGCATTAAGAGATCAAATGGGTGATATAGAAAATATGGCTAGAGAATTAGAAATGACAGATTTTGAAACATACGTTGATCCAAGCTTAAATAATGTTGAACTTAAACCGGATCCTATAGAATCAAAAGAGTTAACAGAAACTTCCGAAGACgaatttgaagatgcaGAATCAACAGCGCAGAGCATTATAGAAGCTCCAGAAGTTGATATACCCAAAGGTCCACCAAGGCCATGCCGAGAAGATGACTTAGAAAAGCTTGACTCTCtaagaaaaaaattatcatcctTGCAAAGTGAATCAAATGACATTATGAAATTCAACAACAGCTCCATGTTTAGTAAGCAAAAATACTTAGCAATGGAAAGATTACGagaattgcaaaataacTTCAAGGATTTTAATATAGATTTTAGCGTCGATGATGAAGAGTCTAACTCGTTCAGTTTTGAACATGTTGATCCAAGCATAAAAGCGAAGATCCATGAAGAGTTGGAACAAGTtgagaaattgaagaaaagcttggaaatgaaattatcatcGTTGAACATTAAACCTGCCAATTCCTCTAAACCTGAAAACACTATGCATAGATTAGAAGCGAAATATATGCACGGTAAAAAGCCAATTGCTGAGGGAGCTATTAAATCCACACACGCCAAAGATTATAGAAGACACAGAAATACTACAACAGAAGGTATGGATCCTAAGTTCCTAAAAGAATTAAGTTCTACGGTTAATAAAGCCATGCCAATTGACGGTTTTGATGATGAGAAGCCAACCaacaatgaagaagagCCAAAAACCAAGCAGGCTGTACttcctcctcctcctcctcctccATTACCACCTTCATTAgatccttcttcttcaggCTCAGTCCCACCTCCACCTCCTCCACCTCCTTTGCCATCAATGCTTGGTGCTTCTGGAAACAATGCTGCGGCACCTCCTCCTCCACCCCCACCCCCACCTCCACCTGCATTTTTATCTAGCGGCTCGGGGTCACCTGCTCCACCACCGCCACCACCACCTCCATTCCCTACTGGCAAAGCGCCTAAAGAAATTGAGAGATCAGCTACGGCATCACCAGTTCCTGGTCCATTTGATAACTATCCAAGgccgaagaagaagttgaaacAATTGCACTGGGAAAAGTTTGATAACAACACTTCAAACTCTTTCTGGCAGAATGCTCAAACTAATACCATAGCTAATGAATTGATGACAAAGGGGATCTTCgatgaaattgaacttATCTTCGCAgctaaagaaattaaaaaattggCAACGAAGAAAAaggaagatattgataagtTAACATTCTTATCGCGTGATGTTGCACAACAATTCGGTATTAATTTGcattctttcaataatttatcgGATGAGGAAATTGTGGCCAAGATCTTGAGATGTGATAAAGATATTATTACAAACCCTGctattttggaattttttgGTAAGGAAGACATCGTTGAGGTTACGAATACAATGGCAAGAAATTTTGAGCCATATTCGACTGACTACAAGATGgatcaaatttcaaaaccTGATAAGGACCCGAATGAGTTACAGAAACCTGatagaatatatttggaattgatttataatttgCAGCATTATTGGAAATCTAGAATAAGAGCATTAGCAGTTAtgtcttcttttgaaaagGAGTATGATGAActtgttttcaaattgagATCGATTGACGAAGCAGTGGAAAACATTAAGAATTCACAACACTTGAAAAGtgtatttgaaattattttgactGTAGGTAACTATATGAATGATTCTACAAAGCAAGCACAGGGCTTCAAATTAAGTTCGTTGCAAAGATTAAGCTTCATGAAGGATGACAAAAATAGTATGACATTTTTGCATTACgttgaaaaaattgtcAGGACTCAATATCcacaattattaaatttctTAGATGACTTGTCTAAGTGCTTGGAGATATCAAAGTTTTCGATTGAAACTATTGCAAACGATTGTAAGGACTATGCACAAAGTATCAAGAATGTACAGAGTTCGATAGACATTGGTAATTTGAGTGATGTTTCCAAATTTCATCCTCATGATAAGATCTTAAAGCTGGTTCTTCCCGTTTTACCTAAAGCGAAGAGAAAGGGAGAATTGTTATTAGATCAATCAGGGTACACTTTGAAAGAGTTCGACCAATTAATGAGATATTTTGGTGAAGATCCGTCTGATTCATTTGTCagaaattcttttattagTAAGTTTGGTAATTTCGTTAAGGATTTCAAGAGAGCACAAACCGAGAATATTAAACGTGAAGAAGAGCTTAGGATTTACGAAAACAGAAAGAAACTATATGAAACTCCTAGGAAACGCGTGGAGAATAACGAAGCAAATGATGATAGTGATTCTAATGTTATGGATTCGTTgttagaaaaattgaaggcTGCAGGTCCCAAGGGTGAGCCCTCGTCAGCAAGGAAGAGGGCATTAATGAGAAAGCACTTGTTGGAAGGTCTGAAAAAAAGTCCCCTGAAAGCAAGTGTACAGCTATCCCCACCGCCGTCTCCCGATTCTCAGGATGAGCATGCATTACTTTCGCCTACTGGTGATGCATTTTCGTCTCAAATAAATGTGGACCCAGTAGAAACTGATGCAGCCGTGAACGATGAAGAAGTCATAGAGGAAGAAAAGGATGTTGGTTCAAGAGCAAGAGACTtgttgaaagaattaagaGGTGTGAACGAAAACAACTCTACTGATCGGATGTCGGCAGCGCTGAAATTCAGACAGGAGCGCCTTAGAAGAAAACTATCAAATATTGGGATAGCAAATGATTCGGAACCAACTTCTATTGCAgagaatgatgaaattggaGAATAA
- a CDS encoding DEHA2E14388p (similar to ca|CA3596|IPF6085 Candida albicans IPF6085 unknown function): MEIDDPEYPNIDIGSIIGPKKNDTSKTLIKQTLLHSPIFTNIIPDFHVHIGKRFRGLPSVTVNDEGEQYMCPQEEDSQFDVFSDDDDLLFNIGETPPTDTVKSGSLGPNAAIKLKSIRVIMKTTSMLVNDVEFSFSAPIRSSCILRGVMDGKNQEEDSLMVSLKSGFLFLIRIYYVPRQYKDTDYDIQGQNQSDESCIFKPFIVQWWDTSSDLPVPALESSGYSLFSHASGLSAVSTSASSVFRIYNCQHTDSGIMFMPHFNVPVDGLLLHSCFAEPLNNSIVDNHIMFLIMSFTESRRLELNLYGWTLGETINNNLAKTALPLDNSFEIPIFIISLKNNDSFLFVKEKELVIITVHDIMSANYGFTRVPFTGTFPTNYYRPVTRICSQMGPKTDEIILSTENGVMYSIVTTENNIQIRPIIRVSDPISVFSLEKVENEFNLIFGSDTGSSRELYITELFSEEYIQELSTQKPNYSNVQLITDFKNWTPVLDVSIIDSYKSRTINNRSDQELWALTGIGRRSRLTQLRNGYNATRRSKTYEQLRKTDQLYFITLGSKFYLFCSLPFETKVLEYQPHEDEYLVEIEDAAIDASNFSLFVGNISQNQDILIQISQCSITLTNLFDLSLTSRLENERILFCDMQNGLLAMILASTIEKRMSLRLFKVNNEVNFNLSLEDSGALDLVWSLDINYEPSMVRLIDLNTSICIIAGSYDGSLFVYQLGSELQILEYKEYVLDDFNPYKNNGLRANFIIPHDSVQSLSPRTNLYVGSKDGYYIHFLIDTNLSLRCMSFLKIGDTPVRFQAVHNESKMVFILSRCLWLLNLYDSEFPFQVYFDERHDRSISTMIQLPNFGLGNNAVGEEAKYFGFVREEGFTIGSVHPFKTPNIRQINIAESARKLTYLPHISTFVVLCNSKDPKVRLKFVDRKVLKTLQHHELNSRLKDLDSNEFIFGADEIPTTACIWSIKRQDRISKKLLIGSAVNSAGSFKVLDIIKAQDSRESPIYIRVAELTSFEHKEPITHIQQIESSILFSSGSTIYSTTYDIDERRLKPVSALVTLTSDIISLSVENSNKLLVTTKLDSIFQFLYSKSVDRDSDILKLIYKDPSPKSIVNQTELNENIIAGDKLHSSILIMNTNDSNLKNLFSYRMSSIPRVYASKFNSYWVNHDVSEGSKVKSDNSNILCVGINGEITSIRLPSSACDELSDLSTSLNTGKSIDGSIESFIEVLNRPFTDKVTGKGLSSINKPYFNYKDNKGKLIDYDLDEISKLCNINVSI, encoded by the coding sequence ATGGAAATAGACGATCCAGAGTATCCTAATATTGACATAGGCTCTATTATTGGTCCTAAAAAGAACGATACGTCCAAGACATTGATCAAACAAACTCTTTTGCATTCGCCAATATTTACCAATATTATTCCAGATTTCCACGTACATATCGGCAAGCGCTTTCGAGGACTTCCCAGCGTAACAGTGAACGATGAAGGAGAACAATACATGTGTCCACAAGAAGAGGACTCGCAATTTGATGTATTTagtgacgatgatgatttgCTATTCAACATTGGTGAAACACCGCCAACAGACACAGTGAAAAGCGGTAGTTTAGGGCCAAATGCCGctataaaattgaaatcaataCGGGTCATTATGAAAACGACATCGATGCTTGTTAACGATGTGGAGTTTTCTTTCAGTGCACCCATAAGGTCGTCATGCATTCTTAGAGGAGTTATGGACGGTAAGAACCAAGAAGAGGATTCTTTGATGGTATCGTTGAAGTCAGGCTTTTTGTTCTTGATAAGGATTTATTATGTCCCTAGACAGTACAAAGATACTGATTATGATATACAGGGACAAAACCAATCAGACGAATCATGCATTTTTAAGCCATTCATTGTTCAATGGTGGGACACATCAAGCGATTTGCCTGTACCTGCGCTCGAATCTTCGGGctattcattattttctcATGCCAGTGGTTTATCAGCTGTATCGACTTCTGCTAGTAGTGTCTTTCGAATCTATAATTGTCAACATACGGATTCAGGAATAATGTTTATGCCACATTTTAATGTTCCAGTCGATGGGCTCCTATTGCACTCTTGCTTTGCGGAACCTTTAAACAATAGCATCGTTGATAATCATATTATGTTTCTAATTATGTCATTTACCGAATCTCGAAGACtagaattaaatttatatgGGTGGACCTTAGGAGAGACaatcaacaataatttAGCTAAAACTGCTTTACCGTTGGACAACTCTTTTGAGATCcctatatttattatatccttaaagaataatgatagtTTCTTATTtgtaaaagaaaaagagcTAGTTATTATAACTGTTCATGATATTATGTCTGCTAACTATGGATTTACTCGAGTACCATTTACTGGAACTTTTCCTACAAATTATTATCGACCAGTTACACGAATATGTTCTCAGATGGGCCCGAAAACAGACGAAATTATACTTTCTACTGAGAACGGAGTTATGTACTCTATAGTCACAACAGAAAACAATATCCAAATACGTCCAATAATTCGAGTATCAGATCCCATATCAGTTTTTTCTTTGGAAAAGGTTGAAAATGAGTTTAACTTGATATTTGGTAGTGATACTGGCTCGAGTAGAGAATTATACATTACGGAGTTATTTTCTGAGGAATACATACAAGAGTTAAGTACGCAAAAGCCCAACTATAGTAATGTACAGTTAATAACTGACTTTAAAAATTGGACTCCAGTATTGGATGTTCTGATCATTGACTCGTATAAGTCTAGAActataaataatagatCAGATCAAGAATTGTGGGCATTAACTGGAATAGGTAGAAGAAGTAGACTAACACAGCTCAGAAATGGATATAATGcaacaagaagaagtaaAACCTATGAACAATTGCGTAAGACtgatcaattatatttcattacGTTAGGAAGTAAATTTTACTTATTTTGTTCTTTACCATTTGAAACAAAAGTATTAGAATACCAACCTCATGAAGATGAATATCTTGTCGAAATAGAGGATGCTGCAATAGATGCgtctaatttttctttattcgTTGGGAATATATCCCAAAACCAAGATATTTTAATCCAAATTTCCCAATGCTCTATTACACTCACAAACTTGTTTGATTTGAGCTTAACCTCACGGCTCGAGAATGAAAGAATTCTATTCTGTGATATGCAGAATGGTCTCTTGGCTATGATATTGGCGAGTACGATTGAAAAAAGAATGTCTTTAAGGTTATTCAAGGTAAATAATGAggttaatttcaatttaagTTTGGAAGATAGTGGAGCGCTTGATTTAGTTTGGTCATTGGACATTAATTATGAACCTTCCATGGTCAGGTTAATCGACTTAAATACGTCAATATGTATTATTGCAGGAAGTTACGACGGTTCTCTTTTTGTTTATCAGCTTGGTCTGGAACTCCAGATTTTAGAATATAAGGAATACGTGTTAGATGACTTTAATCCTTACAAGAATAATGGTCTTCGAGCAAACTTTATAATTCCTCATGATTCTGTCCAAAGTTTAAGTCCAAGGACAAATTTGTATGTTGGGTCCAAAGATGGTTATTATATCCATTTTCTTATTGATACAAACCTTTCCCTTAGATGCATGAGCTTTCTTAAAATTGGTGACACGCCTGTTAGATTCCAGGCTGTTCATAATGAGAGTAAAATGGTTTTCATTCTTTCGAGATGTCTCTGGTTATTAAACTTGTATGACTCAGAATTTCCCTTCCAAGTTTATTTCGATGAAAGGCATGATAGATCAATTTCTACAATGATACAATTACCAAATTTTGGACTAGGAAATAATGCGGTTGGTGAAGAGGCgaaatattttggatttGTTAGAGAAGAAGGGTTTACAATTGGTTCTGTTCATCCATTTAAGACGCCAAATATTAGGCAAATAAACATAGCAGAATCTGCCAGAAAGCTCACATATTTACCTCATATTTCCACGTTTGTAGTATTGTGCAATTCTAAAGATCCAAAAGTACGATTGAAGTTTGTCGATAgaaaagttttgaaaaCCCTACAACATCATGAACTAAATTCGAGGTTAAAGGATTTAGATCTGAATGAATTCATATTTGGTGCAGATGAAATACCAACAACGGCTTGTATCTGGTCTATTAAGAGACAAGATAGAATATCCAAAAAGTTGTTAATAGGAAGCGCCGTTAACTCTGCGGGATCGTTTAAAGTTTTAGATATAATAAAAGCTCAAGATTCGAGGGAAAGTCCAATATATATTCGTGTTGCAGAGCTCACTTCCTTTGAACATAAAGAACCCATTACCcatattcaacaaataGAATCGTCAATATTGTTCTCCAGTGGTAGTACTATTTATTCAACTACATATGATATTGACGAGAGACGGTTGAAGCCAGTTTCTGCACTTGTTACTCTTACTAGTGAcattatttcattatctgtTGAAAATAGTAATAAGCTTCTAGTGACGACGAAATTAGATTCGatttttcagtttcttTATAGCAAGAGTGTTGATCGGGATTCAGATATATTGAAGCTTATATATAAGGATCCATCACCAAAAAGCATTGTTAACCAGACcgaattgaatgaaaacATTATTGCAGGAGACAAATTacattcatcaatattaattatgaATACAAACGATAGCAATTTAAAGAATCTATTTTCTTATAGAATGTCTAGTATCCCTAGAGTTTATGCTTCAAAGTTTAATTCTTATTGGGTTAATCATGACGTATCTGAAGGATCAAAAGTGAAAAGTGATAATTCGAATATACTATGCGTAGGAATTAATGGTGAAATTACATCAATTCGTTTACCTTCAAGTGCATGCGACGAATTAAGTGACCTTTCAACGTCGTTGAATACCGGAAAACTGATTGATGGACTGATTGAATCCTTTATTGAAGTTTTGAACAGACCATTTACCGATAAGGTTACAGGAAAGGGCCTAAGCTCTATTAACAAGCCATATTTTAACTATAAAGACAATAAGGGTAAGCTAATAGATTACGATTTAGACGagatatcaaaattatgCAATATCAATGTATCTATTTAG
- a CDS encoding DEHA2E14410p (similar to uniprot|P53108 Saccharomyces cerevisiae YGL161C YIP5 Protein that interacts with Rab GTPases), whose amino-acid sequence MSQGYNKLSSADSKAQQNVPDLIDQDDFTDQQYVVPDDYQNTAKTAKSAPTQPQPEVVQPQIPIDSSNSHMFQINFYRKFFELDSITFFEKIKRALNPINKSTSVSDDNDDNEVTELYGFIWITGTLIFLMFVSSTGANILSEWIHSDDKKYEYSFELLTLSISLFYGYNVLVPLILYVLTTWVLKFPHRLSLTKLISVYGYTNILWFPITAINFLIVVFVNNKSHRLIWNFLEWAIVLASGFVTGLSNLTKLSPIIKKNSLDLTQESAVNRETRLYMIIMVLLAIAHLSFTIIVKISFFGISV is encoded by the exons ATGTCTCAAGGATATAACAAGCTATCTTCGGCGGATAGTAAG GCACAACAAAATGTCCCAGATCTTATTGATCAAGACG ATTTCACGGATCAACAATACGTTGTACCAGATGATTACCAGAATACTGCAAAGACGGCCAAAAGTGCTCCAACACAACCACAGCCAGAAGTTGTTCAGCCGCAAATACCTATAGATAGTTCCAATTCACATATGttccaaatcaatttttacAGAAAGTTTTTTGAATTAGATTCAATCACATTTTTCGAGAAAATCAAGCGGGCGTTGAACCCGATCAACAAATCGACGTCCGTTAGTGACGACAATGACGACAATGAGGTGACCGAGCTCTATGGTTTCATTTGGATTACAGGCACccttatatttttaatgttTGTGAGCTCTACTGGAGCAAACATTTTGTCGGAGTGGATCCACTCCGATGACAAGAAATATGAGTATAGCTTTGAGCTTCTCACGTTGTCAATTTCGCTATTCTACGGCTACAATGTCTTGGTTCCTCTCATATTGTACGTCTTAACAACGTGGGTTTTAAAGTTTCCTCATAGACTCTCGTTGACCAAATTGATCTCTGTTTATGGCTACACCAATATTTTATGGTTCCCAATCACCgcaattaattttttgatagTTGTTTTTGTCAATAACAAGAGTCATCGTTTGATTTGGAACTTTCTCGAGTGGGCGATAGTATTAGCAAGTGGATTTGTCACTGGATTGAGTAATTTAACCAAATTAAGTCCtattatcaagaagaattcattaGACTTAACCCAAGAGTCGGCCGTGAATCGAGAAACTAGGCTCTATATGATTATCATGGTTCTCCTAGCAATTGCCCACTTACTGTTCACCATTATAGTTAAAATCAGCTTCTTTGGTATATCCGTTTAG